Within the Ensifer canadensis genome, the region GACGTCGATCTGACGATCGAGCAAGGCGTCGAGATGGGGCGCCGAAGCATCATCGAGGTCAGCGTCAGCAAGCAAGGCGGCACCGTAGGCAAAACCAGCATTGCCGGCGCCTGCGTGACTGCGATGCGCGGTTCCATCGCGCTCTCAACACCCGCAAGACGCTGACCGGCGGCGCGAGCGAACCCGCATGCGTGCCTTCGGCGAACCCATTGACTCTTAATTAGGCGCCATACTATATGGCGCCTGATGGATATGCTTGAGCAAAAGCACCTCGCCCTGATCACCGAAGCCGAACAGCGCGGACACTTACCAACCGCCAACCTGCGTCTGTGCTTCGAAGTCATGGCACTTGCTGCACCAGCTGCCGCAGGGATTGTCGCCATATGAGCTTGCCGATCGGGCCGGCGTCACACGCGCAACCGTTACCGGACTTCTGGACGGGCTGGAGCGGGACGGCTTTCTCGCGAGGCAGCAGAGCAAGGACGATCGCCGAAAGGTGCTGGTGCAGTTGTCGCCGAAGGGCGAGAATGCAGCGCGCGAGCTGTTCGACACGCACACGCGCTGGATTGCATCGCTGTTTGCCGGTTTCGACGAGCGCGACCGACAGACGCTAAGTACGCTCATCCAGCGCGCGTGGCGCAACACCGACGCCGGCCGAAAGGCCGTATTGACGACGGCTGGAAACGAGATCGAGCCATGAGCCCTGCCCCACGACGCGTGCAGGATATCGACCCGCAACGGCTCGCGCTGTTGAATGCGGGAGCGGCGCAAACCTCGACGCTGACCGAATGCCTCGCGGTCGATTTCGCGGCGCTGATGCGGTCGGCCGTACCGGAAGTCGGCGACGATGCACTCGCCAGCATCGGCGCCATAGCCGGCACCGGCATTTCCAAACGCATGGCGCTCGCAGCAGGATTGATCCGCGGCCGGCTTGGCGATGGCGCAGTGACAAGGCTGCAGCAACACCAGTCCGACACGGTCAGGGGCTGGGCGTGCTTCGTGATCGGCGCAAATCCAGCGCTCACGCTTGAACAACGCCTCGAAGCGATCCGGCCGCTTGCCGACGACCCGCACTTCGGCGTGCGTGAATGGGCCTGGATGGCCGTGCGGCCGCATCTCGCCGCCGATCTCAAAGCGGCGATAACGCTTCTTGGCCGCTGGACCGCCTCCCCCTCCGACCGTCTGCGCCGGTTTGCAAGCGAAGCGACGCGCCCCCGTGGGGTCTGGTGCAGCCATATCCCGACGCTCAAAGACAATCCGGAAATGGCACTAATCATCCTCGAACCGTTGAACGCCGACCCCTCGCGCTACGTTCAGGACTCCGTCGGCAACTGGCTGAACGACGCGGCCAAGGACCGGCCCGACTGGGTTCGCGATCTCTGCGCCTCCTGGCAACGCAAGCAAGACAGCGCCGCCACCGCCCGGATCTGCAAGCGCGCACTTCGATCCATCGATTGATCCTGAAAAGAGAATGCATGCCCCACTATCTGAGCGAACTCTATACCTCGAAGCGAACATGGCTGTCGCTTGACGCCGTCGCGCGGCAGCAGTTTTTCGAGACCGTCGGCCATGGCATGGCCAAGTTATCGGATCTCGGGGTCGAGCCTATCGCCTTTGGCGAGGTGGATGCCGGCAAGCTTCATGCCGCATCGCAGTCCTATTTCGCCATCTGGCGCGTCCCCGATGAAGCAGCGCTTGATGCCCTGGTCTCGGGCATCGCGGCGGCCGGCTGGCACGACTATTTCGAAACGATCAACGCCGCCGGTCGCGGGACCGACCTGCCCGGCCACCTTGCCCAACTGGCGGCAGCCCGTAGCTGACGCCACGCGAGGGGGAGAGGGCCGTTCAACTCCGGCCGGCGCGCTCGACCACCTGCTCGATAAACTGCGTCTTGGCCGCGGTATAGCCGTCGCCATCGAAGGCAAATGTCGCGGCAAGGCTTCGCTTCAGCGCTGCGTAGGCGTCGACCGTCTCGCGGCTTTGACGAAGCTGATCACGAAAGATCAGGCGACGGCGATGGGTGTCGTTGTGTGGCGAACAGAGATAGACGCGCCGCCCCGGCGATCCCTGCTTGGCGAATGCCCAGACGCCATCGTCATATCTGTTCCC harbors:
- a CDS encoding MarR family winged helix-turn-helix transcriptional regulator, whose translation is MLHQLPQGLSPYELADRAGVTRATVTGLLDGLERDGFLARQQSKDDRRKVLVQLSPKGENAARELFDTHTRWIASLFAGFDERDRQTLSTLIQRAWRNTDAGRKAVLTTAGNEIEP
- a CDS encoding DNA alkylation repair protein translates to MSPAPRRVQDIDPQRLALLNAGAAQTSTLTECLAVDFAALMRSAVPEVGDDALASIGAIAGTGISKRMALAAGLIRGRLGDGAVTRLQQHQSDTVRGWACFVIGANPALTLEQRLEAIRPLADDPHFGVREWAWMAVRPHLAADLKAAITLLGRWTASPSDRLRRFASEATRPRGVWCSHIPTLKDNPEMALIILEPLNADPSRYVQDSVGNWLNDAAKDRPDWVRDLCASWQRKQDSAATARICKRALRSID
- a CDS encoding DUF6616 family protein, with the translated sequence MPHYLSELYTSKRTWLSLDAVARQQFFETVGHGMAKLSDLGVEPIAFGEVDAGKLHAASQSYFAIWRVPDEAALDALVSGIAAAGWHDYFETINAAGRGTDLPGHLAQLAAARS
- a CDS encoding GrpB family protein, translating into MPTLVEVIAYDDAWPQAFAEMSKHLASLLGSATVAIDHIGSTAVPGLIAKPIIDIDVTLCRPEAIAAGGAALVADGFMSRGNRYDDGVWAFAKQGSPGRRVYLCSPHNDTHRRRLIFRDQLRQSRETVDAYAALKRSLAATFAFDGDGYTAAKTQFIEQVVERAGRS